One Ciconia boyciana chromosome 16, ASM3463844v1, whole genome shotgun sequence genomic window, tatatatacaaatttttaaaacaaaaaaagttccTTAGGGTCTGATTCAGTGCCCGTTAATATCAGTAGCCTTGTCTCCATTGACTGCAGTGGGCATTGGATTGGGACTATAAAGCTCTTGTCTGTTCATGGATGTCTGTAGTCTTGGAATGCTTCAGCAAATGTTTACAGAGCCCTATGCCAAACTGGAACTTCAGAAAATTCCCTCCTTTGGAAGACTAGTTTTAGCTAGGAGTTTAGACTAAAGAAAAAACTTGGACGGACAGTAACTCGGGCCTCCCTTGGTAATGGGAAGGAACTTCTGAGTATtcttctgattattttcttccattcaggAAGACGTAGATGTTTCCTTAccatcttaaatatttatttgtgaaCATTCAAAACCGATATTCCACGTGGTTTCAGGTGAGCTAAAAGGAGCCATACATTGcggattaaaaaaatgagttcaGTTCTGCACAGCCTGCAATATTCTTTTCTTGCTGCAATAGTGTAATATGGAAGTTGAGACTTGAGAACAGTATATAAATCATATTCTGTCTAGTATATAATTCATAAACTGGATTTGCTTATTGCCTGGAATCCTTGTGTCTCACTTCAGGTATCCCATTAGCCTCACCTGCTTAACTGTCCAgattttttaaaggcagaagtCATATAAAAGGGTGAAAATGACTACCAgtaaaatacaaagtattttagCATGAGCTCTTAATAATTTGGATTTTGtctctctgtatttttgaactttgtacatttttgtaaattatCACATTCATGGAGTTGATTAGTAAAATGGTTAatcagccctgcagagctgtgacTGGAAAAATGTGCATCAAGAGCTTTAGCTTTTACCAGTAAGGTTCATTAACTAAACTCTCAGGAATTAACTGCATATGTTCTATAAGTGCTTCTGGGTCTTAGCAGGTCCCCTTCAGAGCAGTACAATGATCATCTGACTCTTGACCATAAATtagggcttaaaaaaaaaattaatcaaaattattaaCGTCTGTGTTCCTACAGCCTAAGAAATGCTTTAAGGATATCAACCCACAGAGCCCCAGGAGACCATTTTTGTATATTGtttgagcttaaaaaaaacagtgcatAGAAAGTTGAAAACCAGcaatttgattattttctaaaatattgctCTAACTTTGGGTACATAGTATTGGTAATATGCACAGGTTTACCTCATTCTATGCAAGAGGGGTTAATTATGTAAAGTTTTGTATTTACTACTGGAAGTAAAAAATGTCCTGTATAGTGTAGGAATGTCTGGAATTCTCTTCTCCCTTACTGgtaaaatttcttaaataatgACCCCTTTTTAACAACAGCTTCTTGTATTGACAGAATCTGGTTATCAGATTATAAGTATCTGTAACTTCAGGTGGTAAAGACATTTTAGCTCTCTAAAATAGCCATAAAAAGGACTTTGTCAGGCTTGGTAGACTTCAAATACATTCTCTCAAAATCTGACCCACCCATGACGTTTCTTTTGAACAGCCTGGATTGGAGAAGTAGGATTAGAGGCCATTGTAGTGACACTTTGAGCCTTGgctatattttttccctgcattcTCAATTGAACCTGCTGTAAAATCCAGCTCTGCAAGCATTGATTTGGTTTGGTAAGTGCATCACTGTTGATTTTAATGCAACAACTTGCAGATTGTCCCAGTCAGCTGAAACAAGGTTGGCACaatcctgctttcttctctcatcGGTAGCTTCTGACTTAAGTAGAAAAAACTGCTGCATTAATTTGTGTTTCATAATGTGAAGGCTTGGGCTAGTCATGAGCAAGGTATATTGCCAAGTCACTAAACCTTGGGCTTCTGTGTATTGCCCAGGCTCATACCTGATTTCTGAGTTATAGTCTTCAAATGTCAAGAGGGAAAATTAGCACTTAAGTTGAACACACTTCCTGTGTTGGAGAAACGTAAGAGTCAGATTTGAAGTCTGTCAGTCTTTataatgttctttaaaaataggtCTTTTATTCATTAAACACTAAAGTCTGTGAATTGACATGCATTCTCAGATACACATGTGATTTCAGTAGGAGTTGCGTGTTGAGATTTATGGGTGAAATTTCTCCTGTGTTTCTGAATTCAAAATACACCTAATTGTGTAATTGTCAAGTACAGTGAAATCTGTCCTAAGCAAACCACACAAAGAACTAATGGAAGTCACTTGCTTAGGGAGAGGTTTAAGGAAAACCTGAGCAAAATTCTGCCAGGTCTCTTCAAAGAGTGGGTTACCTGTTGGCTGTGGTGTCCATAGTATAGGCTTCACTGTACTTGTAAAGCATCCGTCAGTAACATGGCTGTAGGTGTCTTTATCTTTGTTTTACTCCAAGCTGTGTTACTTGGCTAAAAGAGCAGCAAAGTGTTCGACATCTGAAACCTTCAGTGGGGTCAAACTAATTTCAGTATTTGGCATAGCAGGTTTTTATAACCGTAAGGTAGCGCAAGTTATGTACCTTACTTTGCAGCTACCCTTCTTTTATTGCTCAAAATCTTTCTGCTGatcttttgatttttatgttattttaactACAACTCTTTAACCTTTTCCTTGCTGCATCTGAGGAAAGCTAAAGCAGTTACAAATTCCTTGTTCTACGGATACTAACACGGGTTTcagtgtttgtttgttttttttattgttgttttatgTGATGTGAATACCCTCTCCCGTCAATATTTGTACGATGGTGCTAATATATTTGGTAACAATCCTTTATTGggaagggattttaaaaaactgtgatttaaactgaatttttcttccttttaattttcatatttaaaacaaaaagccacagCCATTTATACAAAAAAGGCATCAGCTTTGGCCCCTGGGAGAATGTTGGGGCAGGAATCAAGATGAAACAAATAGGGTTTTTACAtcatttctgtatgtatttgaTATATAGATCAATATCTGTacaaatttaatcttttattttcttggtaaTTTGTGTGGTCAATGAGAGAGAGTATTTAAAGCTTTCTCATGCAATGTAcctaagtggaaaaaaaaaaaaaatgcttttggagaAATTCAtgttactttcatttttacGAGACTGCAGATTTTCAGCATGGAtgtgaaaagcattaaaattatAACTTTGTGtacaagatgaaaataattcactaaatttgccttttttacacaaaataaaaatgataaaaagcctttttctgaatagtgattgttttgtttaaacGGCACTCTCTGGCACATACATAAATGCATCCTAGCTTGTTTCTCTCATAAGAGAATGCAGATTAAAATACCCCGTTTGCAAAAACATGAATGTTTTAAGTAAGTGGGTATGTTAATCTGAGCACAAATAACACGAGAGGCTTGGAGCACAAGGTAAGGTTTTTAATATGAGACAAAGGTGGCAGTAGACAAGCATTTAATAGAGAGCAAGCTTTGCACTTGGTCTCAAATTTCACAGTTGGTATTAATAGTTGTATAGGGAGGGAAGTTTTGTCAGGGGGTCATATCATGTTTTTCATCTAGTTCAGTTCTGTTGGAAATAGCTCAAGCATCCCTTCAACTCTCCCTCTGCAAGTTGGCTTTGCAACTGTAATGTATTTCATTAGTCTTCAAAGCAACTTTGCAATGAACAGAAGTCACTGAATTTTTATTGATAGGCCTGTAGAGGGAAGTTTGTGTTAACTATTCCTTCtacaagaggaaaacagaatgaCTGAGTAAAATGACGTTATGTTGCCTATCTGAACACAGTAGTCTGTTTTACAGTGAATGCACCACAACAGTTTAGTTCATATCCATTTATTTGACAGTGCTGAAAATGACTAAGATAACTGTGGTGATAATTGCTCCCAGGTCAATAGCTGGAATGAGATGATGTGTTAAGAAGGCACAATTCAGTGTGGAAACTCATTTCACTCATAGATCCAGTCATGTGCACAAGATTTGAAGTCAATGAGCTCTGCAGGTTTGAACCACAGGTTGATCTCCTTCTGCGCACTTTCTACGGAGTCACTGCCATGAATGATGTTTCTGTGGAAGGAGACAAAGGcatttttccatataaaaatactttcagtaaCTACTACTCAATATGCAAAAACTTGGATGAAGCATCTAGAGCTGCAAGACTACTCCTTCCAGGACAGTATTCAAATACCCCACTGTAAGAGCTAATCAAGCCTAGCAGGGTGACTAGGGCTACTTCACTACATGAGCCACTGCCACTGACTCATCTTACATGAGGCTCTGATGAGGAGctgatatttcaaaaaaaagtcagttttgtaCCAAGCCATTTTCTTAAGTAGTAGTTATGGATTGTGACCTGCAAATAAAATACCATGAGATTAGGGTATCAACCAACAATTTTGACTTTCTGGAATAAAAGACTACTAACACTGCATCTTTAATCTCAATTGATAACAAACTGAGTACAAACCTTCCTACTTGAATGCAGAAGTCACCACGGATAGTACCAGGCTTTGAGTCAGCAGGGTTTGTTTCCCCTAGCATTACTCTCCCAGTTTTAACCACGTTGAGTCCTTCCCAtaccttaaggaaaaaagacaaataaatccTATTAATCCATGCTTATACAAAATACCAAAGATTAATCTTTGTTAGTAACAtactttgcaaagaaataagggtttcaccacaaaaaaaaaaattcaatctAGCCTAGACTCTCTCTTAGGCCTGTAaagactagggaaaaaaagtctctagTTTTTATAACaactttcagtttaaaagtgATTATAAAAAGGACTATCGATGTTGTCACTCCAGTGAAGGAAATACATTACCTAGCCTCAGAGTTAACTGAGGTACAAGGCCAACTTGAAAACCTTTCTGTAGCGATAGGATAAGGAGAGCCTGGTGAGTTGCAGGTGCTCCTCGTTATGTACAGTCAGGAGGAGACACTGCGGGGGGCAATGTTATTGTTTTGGGGGAGTGCAAAAAAGAATGACACAGAATATGGGGTTCTGGGGGAGAGCCCTGACCCTTTTTTGCCCAAAAGATTCTTTGGTGCAGAGGACTGGCTTTCAGGAATTTTGCTTAATCCATGTTAAgcattttaatatacattttatacatGCACACTTTCCTTCTTGTTAATAATAACTTCTTACTTGattgtcttcattttaattttggttttcttttgccGCTGTCAGAACTGGGTAgtttgaaaaagtgtttctgtaaCGCtatatctgaatattttaaaataatttacagcgTGAAGCAAATATATTCAAGAAAGTAGTCTTTAAGTAAAATCAAGTCACTTACCATGGCCACAACAGGTCCAGAGTTCATGTATTTAACCAAACCGGGGTAGAATGGTCGGTCTTTGAGGTCAATGTAATGTTGTTTGAGAAGGTCTTCAGAGGCCTTTAAAAGGACAGATGTGACATTAAATATCACTTTCAAAATATCATACCACAAAAACTGTTACTACTGTAAGACTACAGCATTAGTGACTGGATTCACCAGTCATTAATATTATCAACACTGCTGCAATGCCATTGCGGGTTTCAGTGAAAGCTCCTAATGTAAAATGAGGAGTGCATGACACGTCATCTTTCTTTGTAGTAGTGTTGCGAGctgtcaaaattatttctttgcattacAGTAATCCAGAGCAATGAGCGGAGCGCAAGATGTCTGGATGACGTTACCCGATACAACCTTTCAGTCAAGGTCATTTCGGCGCTCCGTTAGGCTGCATTAAGCCATACGAGCAAATGttgtttccttaggaaatgGCAGAGATCAAACGTCTGTGATTGCCAGGAAGCTTGGCCTGGTGAGTGATCCTGTACTTCCAGATTTGTACTTGTGCAAATTCAGCATCAGATGCCCACTCTGATGCAGGAAAAGCCGCACAGAAAGATATATGTATTTAAGTACTCCGGCAGGTGAGGGAAAGCGTTTACGGCGGAGCCGGCGCAGGGGCGATTCCCCGGCCTCGGAGACTTACGTGCACGAACTTCATGGCCACCAGCCGGAAGCCTTTCTGCTCGAACCGCTTGATGATCTCTCCCACCAGCCCCCGCTGGACCCCATCGGGCTTGATGGCGATGAAGGTGCGCTCGCAGTTGGCAGCCATCGCGCTGCGGGGCAGAGGGACACGCAGGCGTCAGCCTCGGCACCGccgtcccccgccgccgcctcaaGGTCGGAGggagccggcggccgccccACCatggcggggcccggcccggcccgcccgggcCCACGTGGCACCGGGCTGGCGTTGTGCCCCCTCCCGCGCCCGGCGACGCCGGCCCTGCCGCGCTCCGCTCAGCCCGcggggccccgctcccgcccctccccgctCGCTGAGGCGAGGCCCGCAGGCCGTCGCCGCGCCCGGGGCTGTGGCGGAGGGTCCACCATGCGGCGCCCGCCGTTGTTGCGCACACCTCGGCCTCACCTCACGGAGCGGCCCGGAGCGGCCCGGAGCGGGGGTGGGGGACCCGGCCctcacctcccctcccctcgcctcgcctcgcctcacCTCGCCGGAGCTCCCGCAGCTGCTACCGCCCGCACCGCAGCCGCcgaagaaagaggaggaggaagcgggCGGTCGCCGGATCCCCCGCCCTGCGGAGAGGAGGAGCCGCCCGGCTTGCGGCGCTTGGGGGCGGGcctggcggggctgggggctcgcTTCGGCGCCCGCCCGCCCACACCCGCCAGCCCGCGGGGCCGCggtgcgggccgggccggccgccgGGACGCTGCTGCTGGGCCTGGCGGCGGCCGCTGCGCTCCCTCAGCGCCCGACGGGGCGCGGCCCGGCTGCCGCCGAGCCCCCGCCGCGCCTGGCAGCCGGCCTGGCCGCGGGCCCCTCGCCGAGCTGCGGGCAGCTGTCGGCCGGGCTGTGCCGAACGGCCGGCGGCACCTGTCGCCTTCACCCCCTCGGAAGCCGCCTTGGAGGGTTATTAACTTTCAGTTGCAGCAACGGGGGCGTAAGCCTTTTCCACAGTGAAAAGATTAAGGATGTTTAACTAACTTTGTCGACAGCCGCctgagtatgagccagcagtgtgcccaggtggccaagcaggccaacggcatcctggcttgtatcaaaaatagcgtggccagcaggagtagggaagcgatcgtccccctgtactcagcactggtgaggccgcacctcgaatactgtgttcagttttgagcccctcactacaagagagacattgaggggctggagcgtgtccagagaagggcaacaaagctggtgacgggtctggagcacaaggctgatgaggagcggctgaggaactggggttgttcagcctggagaaaaggaggctcaggggagacctcatcgctctctacaactacctgaaaggaggttgtagcgaggtgggggtcggtctcttctcccaggtaacaagtgataggacaagaggaaatggcctcaagttgcgtcaggagaggtttagggtggatattaggaaattttacctcactgaaagggttgtccagcattggaacaggctgcccagggaagtggttgagtcaccatccctgtaattatttaaaagacatttggatgaggtgcttagggacacggtgtagtggtggacttggtggTGTTAGGTTAATgattggactcgatgatcttaaaggtcttttccaacttatacgattctgtgattctgcgatTCTGTAACTACACTAAATCATTTTTTACTAAGAGGTACTTGCTTTGCTATTTTCAGAGATATCCCTGCAGCCTGCTCACTAACAGTGCTACTGCCAACCTAGCTTGACCCAAGCAGCACGCCTTACAGCTGcttgaaattacatttctcaCAGAAAAGTGACATAGGATCCATAAGCTAGGAA contains:
- the LOC140660517 gene encoding nucleoside diphosphate kinase; the encoded protein is MAANCERTFIAIKPDGVQRGLVGEIIKRFEQKGFRLVAMKFVHASEDLLKQHYIDLKDRPFYPGLVKYMNSGPVVAMVWEGLNVVKTGRVMLGETNPADSKPGTIRGDFCIQVGRNIIHGSDSVESAQKEINLWFKPAELIDFKSCAHDWIYE